From one Paenibacillus terrae HPL-003 genomic stretch:
- a CDS encoding phage tail tape measure protein, producing the protein MSGKLNRAMGGMVKFGAAAGILGTAVSAVAVAGDSVKKAMDFESQMSTIKALTGSTDEQMRQMQKLALEQGMATKYSSMEAAQGIEELLKAGMSTAQVMDGGLNSALNLATAGGLGLAESAEIMSTALNSFKKDGLTAAQAADILAGTANASASDVHDLRYSLAAVGAVASGVGMSFKDTNTALGLFANNGIKSADAGTSLKTMLANLVPMTDKAYNLFEDFNLLTVNTTDALAFMSKKGIKSTGTSVQAVTKDVERYVAAQTGLKVGTSKAAKETQKFLTASNLIHSAFYDNKGEIKSLDQVAGLLQNRFGKLTNEQRQYYMYQLFGSDAIRAGTILYKEGAAGVKKFQQEMSNVTALQVAKEKMNNAAGAVEQFRGAVETLQISALLPTMPMIAALANKGSELAIQLNNWLDSDQAKSWGNAIKSTFNSVMTVLAPVGQAVMNGVKSLLPTAQATWTALVNGVTNVVGIFKSYFPQISSALQSAWTFMQPVFTLVQSAVKAIGEVVVAVLPTVLDIFNTVFPIAAKLVGYLAQGITFLIDNVVRPMLLTLGEAFSAAWATVKPILKFMEAAIDAVASAIEYAYKKWQEFKNSDAAQVLSGNFSLGMPEAFGGNGVIQVERPNANGHAGGLDRVPANGYPARLHKDEAVLTKHEASEWRDQQRGKGGNNAPTIIINNPVFNYETSVEQMARQLARQLAT; encoded by the coding sequence ATGTCCGGTAAGCTGAACCGTGCAATGGGCGGAATGGTTAAATTCGGAGCAGCGGCCGGTATCCTCGGAACCGCTGTCTCCGCTGTCGCGGTGGCAGGGGATAGTGTTAAGAAAGCGATGGATTTTGAAAGCCAAATGTCCACAATTAAGGCGCTGACGGGTTCTACGGACGAGCAGATGAGGCAGATGCAGAAACTCGCACTGGAGCAGGGAATGGCTACTAAATATAGCTCGATGGAAGCCGCACAAGGGATCGAGGAACTACTCAAAGCGGGCATGTCCACGGCGCAAGTAATGGACGGAGGGTTGAACTCCGCGCTTAACCTGGCAACAGCGGGCGGACTCGGTCTAGCGGAATCTGCGGAGATTATGTCTACGGCGCTTAACTCGTTCAAAAAAGACGGTTTAACGGCGGCGCAGGCTGCGGACATTCTCGCTGGTACCGCTAATGCCTCCGCTTCGGATGTTCATGACTTGCGTTACTCGTTGGCAGCGGTCGGGGCTGTCGCGTCTGGCGTCGGCATGTCGTTTAAGGATACGAATACAGCGCTTGGCCTGTTCGCCAACAACGGTATCAAAAGCGCGGATGCCGGTACATCTTTGAAGACGATGCTTGCCAACTTGGTCCCGATGACGGACAAAGCGTACAATTTGTTTGAGGATTTTAACCTTTTAACTGTGAACACAACGGATGCACTCGCATTCATGTCAAAAAAGGGTATCAAGTCCACCGGGACGTCTGTACAAGCGGTTACAAAGGATGTTGAGCGTTATGTAGCTGCACAAACAGGGCTGAAGGTAGGCACCTCTAAGGCAGCGAAAGAAACGCAGAAGTTCCTAACCGCGAGCAACCTCATTCACTCCGCGTTCTATGACAATAAAGGTGAGATCAAATCACTCGATCAGGTTGCGGGACTACTGCAAAACCGTTTCGGCAAGTTGACAAATGAACAGCGACAATACTATATGTACCAACTGTTCGGGTCAGATGCAATTCGCGCTGGCACAATTTTGTACAAAGAGGGCGCAGCAGGAGTTAAGAAATTCCAACAAGAAATGTCGAACGTAACCGCGCTCCAGGTTGCGAAAGAAAAGATGAACAACGCAGCGGGTGCTGTCGAACAATTCAGGGGGGCCGTGGAGACGCTTCAGATATCCGCACTGCTTCCAACGATGCCGATGATCGCTGCACTCGCGAATAAAGGGTCCGAGCTCGCTATTCAATTAAATAACTGGTTGGATTCCGATCAAGCAAAATCGTGGGGCAACGCGATTAAGTCTACGTTTAATAGTGTCATGACCGTGCTGGCTCCTGTAGGCCAAGCCGTTATGAACGGAGTTAAATCGTTGCTTCCGACGGCGCAGGCGACATGGACCGCACTCGTAAACGGGGTCACGAACGTAGTTGGCATATTTAAAAGCTACTTCCCGCAGATATCGAGTGCTCTCCAATCGGCTTGGACGTTTATGCAGCCGGTATTTACACTGGTTCAATCCGCAGTTAAAGCGATCGGTGAGGTTGTGGTCGCGGTATTGCCGACCGTTCTGGACATCTTCAACACGGTATTTCCAATCGCAGCTAAGCTCGTCGGATACCTCGCGCAAGGGATTACGTTCCTGATTGATAACGTTGTGAGGCCGATGCTTCTGACGTTGGGCGAGGCGTTTTCGGCTGCGTGGGCTACCGTTAAGCCTATCCTGAAGTTTATGGAGGCGGCGATTGATGCGGTGGCTTCTGCGATCGAGTACGCGTATAAGAAGTGGCAGGAGTTCAAAAATTCTGACGCGGCGCAGGTATTATCCGGTAACTTCTCGTTAGGTATGCCGGAGGCTTTTGGCGGAAACGGCGTTATTCAAGTCGAACGTCCGAATGCGAATGGTCATGCGGGTGGGCTCGACCGGGTACCTGCGAATGGTTATCCTGCACGTCTCCATAAAGACGAAGCGGTCCTCACGAAGCATGAAGCGTCCGAGTGGCGCGATCAACAACGCGGCAAGGGCGGCAACAACGCACCGACCATCATCATTAACAATCCGGTATTTAACTACGAGACGAGCGTTGAGCAAATGGCGCGCCAACTTGCACGTCAGCTCGCAACGTAA
- a CDS encoding helix-turn-helix transcriptional regulator gives MDGTGVRGIRVMVGMTQASFAEALSVSQSCIADVENGRRTVSRDLRIKIAQVFGTGDDVLAAIQRAKESTRLAL, from the coding sequence ATGGATGGGACAGGAGTTCGCGGTATCCGCGTTATGGTCGGCATGACGCAGGCAAGTTTCGCGGAGGCTTTATCCGTTAGTCAGTCCTGCATAGCTGACGTAGAAAACGGCCGTCGAACTGTTTCCCGTGACCTGCGAATCAAGATCGCGCAGGTTTTCGGAACGGGTGACGACGTTTTAGCTGCAATTCAACGTGCAAAGGAATCGACTAGACTGGCGCTTTGA
- a CDS encoding methyl-accepting chemotaxis protein, which produces MKFNIRAKLLLGFLSVIALLIIISLVSISKMKNLGDTSMEIDSHWMPSVTILGTLNGDISDVERLSLNIVVERDPAEVEKVQAEYDKVLKKVETGRKTYEKLIATPKEREMYEDFSKKYADYLNKLPEVIAAGKANDYVQSSILHKESYALWYSANDTINQLMKLNAGGSSQITQEGVDNYITGRQMVIILSIAAIVLALIMAFTIAQVITKPILRISRAAESIASGDLTGEAIIVKGKDEISTLAHSFNTMVGNLRQLIQSVSKTTEMVTTSSEELTASAEQNSQASAQITETVQEVATGTGEQVDMVTKSSQAIEEMSIGVEQIAIRAQNVFASAQDAAHKSAEGNQMIQQAVTQMNAVNHSMEGLAGLMAGLGERSDEIGKIIDVITNISSQTNLLALNAAIEAARAGEHGRGFAVVAGEVRKLAEQSAHSAQQITELVGLIQKDTAHAIEAVESNGKDVMTGREVVQNAGASFELIQETVNKVASEIEEVSAGSEQMSASTDEVVGFVKQISAIAEEAAAGTQHVSAATQEQLASMEEIASAARNLSTMAEDLQGQIGKFKV; this is translated from the coding sequence ATGAAATTTAATATCCGCGCAAAATTGTTATTAGGTTTTCTTTCGGTAATTGCTTTATTGATCATCATTAGTTTAGTATCCATCTCAAAAATGAAAAACTTGGGTGACACCTCGATGGAAATTGATAGCCACTGGATGCCCAGTGTGACTATTCTGGGAACGCTGAACGGCGATATATCTGATGTAGAACGGCTTTCCTTGAATATTGTTGTAGAACGCGACCCGGCAGAAGTGGAGAAGGTTCAAGCGGAATACGATAAGGTTTTGAAAAAGGTTGAAACCGGACGGAAAACATATGAAAAATTAATTGCCACCCCTAAAGAACGTGAAATGTATGAAGATTTCTCCAAAAAATATGCAGATTATCTGAATAAGTTGCCAGAGGTAATTGCAGCAGGCAAAGCTAACGATTATGTTCAATCCAGCATTCTTCACAAAGAGTCATATGCGCTTTGGTATAGTGCGAATGATACGATCAATCAGCTTATGAAGCTGAACGCAGGTGGTTCATCACAGATTACGCAAGAAGGCGTTGACAACTATATTACAGGTAGACAAATGGTCATCATATTGAGCATTGCAGCCATTGTATTGGCACTGATTATGGCATTCACCATCGCCCAAGTTATTACTAAACCCATCTTGCGAATCAGTCGTGCCGCTGAAAGCATCGCATCGGGTGATCTTACAGGTGAAGCTATAATTGTGAAAGGTAAGGATGAGATTAGCACTTTGGCACATTCCTTTAATACGATGGTTGGAAACCTTCGCCAACTGATTCAATCTGTTAGTAAGACGACTGAAATGGTAACCACATCCTCAGAGGAATTGACGGCCAGCGCAGAGCAAAATAGCCAAGCTTCTGCACAAATAACCGAAACGGTACAAGAAGTAGCTACAGGAACGGGCGAACAGGTGGATATGGTGACCAAGTCGTCACAGGCTATTGAGGAAATGTCCATCGGTGTAGAACAAATTGCTATCCGTGCGCAAAATGTATTTGCATCTGCGCAGGATGCGGCCCACAAATCAGCTGAAGGTAACCAGATGATTCAACAGGCTGTTACGCAGATGAACGCTGTAAATCACTCCATGGAGGGATTGGCTGGTCTTATGGCTGGTTTAGGAGAGCGTTCAGATGAAATTGGCAAGATTATTGATGTAATCACCAATATTTCGAGTCAGACCAACCTTCTTGCTCTGAACGCTGCGATTGAAGCAGCCCGCGCAGGGGAACACGGTCGTGGATTTGCTGTAGTTGCAGGCGAAGTGCGCAAGTTGGCTGAACAATCGGCTCATTCTGCTCAACAAATTACGGAACTTGTTGGTTTGATTCAAAAAGACACTGCCCATGCGATCGAGGCTGTAGAGTCCAATGGAAAAGATGTCATGACAGGTCGGGAAGTCGTGCAGAATGCAGGTGCTTCCTTTGAACTGATTCAGGAAACCGTTAATAAAGTGGCGAGTGAGATTGAAGAGGTATCCGCTGGATCGGAGCAAATGTCTGCAAGTACGGATGAAGTTGTTGGTTTTGTCAAACAAATTTCAGCGATTGCTGAGGAAGCCGCAGCCGGAACACAGCATGTGTCTGCTGCAACACAAGAGCAACTGGCATCTATGGAAGAAATCGCTTCAGCTGCAAGAAACCTGTCTACCATGGCAGAGGACCTGCAAGGACAAATTGGCAAATTTAAAGTATAA
- a CDS encoding DUF2577 domain-containing protein codes for MIKLIEGNGVSQFRDVIKQLGHNVEVDIEYATIIAPPPALRVQIDNMKIELDGDDVIVPEHLREHTRRVSVKSSAGSLSPTTLELNRYTRVTKETESSAPVNSKAFSDVFNFGSFTSGEFEITFHDTLKAGDRVAVASFGAGQRYIVLDRI; via the coding sequence ATGATTAAATTAATCGAAGGTAACGGCGTATCACAGTTCCGCGACGTCATTAAGCAACTCGGACACAACGTAGAAGTCGATATCGAATACGCGACGATCATCGCACCTCCGCCAGCTCTCCGCGTACAGATCGATAACATGAAGATCGAGCTCGACGGAGATGACGTAATCGTACCGGAGCACTTGCGTGAACATACGCGGAGGGTATCCGTTAAAAGCTCCGCGGGGTCGCTGTCACCGACTACGCTCGAACTCAACCGATATACACGCGTAACGAAGGAAACGGAATCGTCTGCGCCTGTTAATTCGAAAGCGTTCAGCGACGTGTTCAACTTCGGGTCATTCACGTCTGGTGAGTTCGAGATTACGTTTCATGACACGCTGAAGGCGGGCGACCGGGTGGCCGTTGCGTCGTTTGGCGCAGGTCAACGTTATATCGTGTTGGATCGGATTTAA
- a CDS encoding DUF3102 domain-containing protein encodes MSEIATLSSDLPTITAEINAYKRVAGEAIYEIGRRLKSVRDQPQKYGLNGYRDWERWCAEECDMARRSANRFIQAFDELGTTSSRISSSKVFEILQLPSDIDRSSFVSSSHTIPSTGATKTVDEMTVRELREVKAALKAEREARELAEDRAEKAEDDYDVVCDTLEAVRAEPPRVKFPIFS; translated from the coding sequence GTGAGTGAAATCGCAACTTTATCATCCGATTTACCTACGATAACTGCGGAAATCAACGCATACAAGCGCGTTGCAGGTGAGGCGATTTACGAAATTGGGCGCCGTCTCAAATCCGTTAGAGATCAGCCGCAAAAGTATGGTCTTAATGGTTACCGTGATTGGGAGCGCTGGTGTGCTGAGGAGTGTGACATGGCGCGGAGGTCCGCTAACAGGTTCATCCAGGCATTTGACGAACTTGGGACGACGTCGTCCCGAATCTCATCTAGTAAAGTATTTGAGATCCTTCAGTTACCCTCCGATATCGACCGTTCGTCCTTCGTCTCTTCTTCGCATACTATCCCGTCAACAGGCGCCACCAAAACTGTTGACGAAATGACCGTCCGTGAACTCCGTGAAGTCAAGGCTGCGCTGAAGGCCGAACGTGAGGCGCGGGAGCTTGCGGAGGATCGTGCGGAGAAGGCGGAGGATGATTACGACGTCGTGTGCGATACGTTGGAAGCGGTGCGTGCAGAGCCACCGAGGGTAAAATTCCCAATTTTTTCGTAG
- a CDS encoding tyrosine-type recombinase/integrase — protein MDYKEKRKKIIEQKQNKELLEMDEAITGFLQSRKLKNLTENTHDFYFQTLSKFKEFLAENDVSRPIDVITEDVYEFIQRRLDIGNKASTVNKYIRGLRAFFNHLHSSGYLNENPMEPIDKLVEEKRINRTLSREQVVALLDAPDRGTIAGFRAYVFLLVLLDTGIRLEEALTFRVHDVYWKERVIQIYGKGRTERVVPFSETLALRLREYQEMRGEQEHDIFFVNAEGQPLRRRYVQEQISDYGKMANIKGVRVSCHSLRYTFARNYLMNGGDIVSLMSIMGHKTLEMVKLYAEMYQPDISMQHTKYSPVNSILND, from the coding sequence ATGGACTACAAAGAGAAAAGAAAGAAAATCATCGAACAAAAGCAGAACAAGGAGCTATTGGAGATGGACGAAGCTATAACTGGTTTCCTTCAGTCAAGGAAGCTCAAAAATCTGACCGAAAATACACATGATTTTTACTTTCAAACTTTGAGTAAGTTTAAAGAGTTCCTGGCCGAAAACGACGTATCGCGCCCTATAGACGTAATTACGGAGGACGTATACGAATTTATACAACGTAGATTAGACATAGGTAATAAAGCGTCTACAGTCAACAAATATATAAGAGGTTTGCGCGCGTTCTTTAATCACTTGCATAGTTCGGGCTACTTAAATGAGAACCCAATGGAACCGATTGATAAGCTCGTTGAAGAAAAGCGCATTAACCGCACGCTAAGCCGCGAACAGGTTGTTGCGTTATTGGACGCGCCTGATAGAGGCACGATAGCCGGATTCCGCGCCTACGTTTTCCTGCTCGTTCTCTTGGATACGGGAATACGCCTGGAGGAGGCGCTGACCTTCCGTGTCCATGACGTTTACTGGAAGGAGCGCGTGATTCAAATTTACGGGAAGGGCCGTACAGAACGCGTTGTGCCATTTAGCGAAACTCTGGCGCTAAGATTACGTGAATATCAGGAGATGCGTGGAGAGCAGGAACATGATATTTTCTTCGTGAATGCGGAGGGTCAGCCGCTTAGACGGCGCTATGTACAGGAGCAGATAAGTGATTACGGAAAAATGGCGAATATCAAGGGAGTACGCGTGTCGTGCCATTCGCTGCGGTATACGTTTGCACGCAATTACTTAATGAACGGTGGTGATATTGTTTCGCTTATGTCGATCATGGGCCACAAAACGCTGGAGATGGTGAAGCTCTACGCAGAGATGTATCAGCCGGACATTTCCATGCAACATACGAAATATTCACCGGTAAATTCGATACTAAACGATTAA
- a CDS encoding YqaE/Pmp3 family membrane protein, with amino-acid sequence MRYLLAILIPPLAVLLCGKPGQAILNFILCLFFFVPGVIHALVVVNSHKADLRNEELIRAVQRGQNR; translated from the coding sequence ATGCGATACCTTCTTGCTATTCTGATTCCACCACTGGCGGTTCTACTTTGTGGTAAACCCGGCCAGGCTATTTTAAATTTTATACTGTGTCTATTTTTCTTCGTGCCCGGTGTCATCCACGCACTGGTCGTTGTAAACAGCCACAAAGCTGACTTGCGAAACGAAGAGCTTATCCGCGCAGTACAGCGTGGGCAGAACCGATAA
- a CDS encoding phBC6A51 family helix-turn-helix protein, with the protein MNLETKHYTAIRYLSLPPSERPTLAEIAEECGVTPSALYQWRQDSIFEAELKRQIVRNNVDDLPELIALIPKIAITEKNAAMAKLALQVHGMLSDKVEVSTTATSGGGTDIAALKARIEALKERRTTDE; encoded by the coding sequence ATGAATCTCGAAACGAAGCATTATACCGCGATACGATATTTGTCGCTTCCGCCTAGTGAGCGTCCTACACTCGCAGAGATTGCGGAGGAATGCGGAGTAACTCCGTCAGCTCTATATCAATGGCGTCAAGACAGCATATTCGAAGCGGAACTCAAGCGCCAAATCGTACGTAATAATGTCGACGACTTGCCGGAACTTATTGCGCTGATACCTAAGATCGCGATCACTGAAAAGAACGCAGCTATGGCGAAGCTCGCGCTACAGGTTCACGGAATGTTGTCGGATAAGGTCGAGGTAAGCACAACCGCAACCAGCGGAGGCGGCACGGATATAGCAGCGCTAAAGGCTCGTATCGAAGCGCTGAAGGAACGGAGAACCACCGATGAATAA
- a CDS encoding phage tail assembly chaperone codes for MTTSRLDALLGATTDLQEGVYIPRLKTDFIVKALDEDTLEKARAQATTGKDRSVDESLFNRLLIVKAVADPDLNDKALRDRYEASDAADVVKKALLPGEQSRVVQALLRLSGFVDDAKLIDEAKN; via the coding sequence ATGACAACAAGCAGACTTGACGCACTACTCGGAGCAACCACGGATTTACAGGAAGGCGTGTATATCCCTCGTTTGAAGACGGATTTTATCGTCAAAGCGCTGGATGAAGACACACTCGAAAAGGCTCGCGCACAGGCCACTACCGGTAAGGATAGATCGGTCGACGAGTCGTTATTCAACCGCCTGCTCATCGTTAAAGCGGTGGCCGATCCGGACCTTAACGATAAGGCGCTGAGAGATCGTTACGAAGCGTCTGACGCAGCCGATGTCGTTAAAAAGGCGTTGTTGCCTGGCGAACAATCCCGCGTCGTACAGGCGTTGTTGAGACTGTCCGGATTCGTGGACGATGCGAAGTTAATTGACGAAGCAAAAAACTAA
- a CDS encoding tyrosine-type recombinase/integrase, protein MTAKTPKFAFVTKRTPSVKISLEKHINEFLETKRLAKRSPKTILAYDQVLSQFRKWYDERGDSTITTDLLREYIAYLSFEKVRWDDHPTSPNGEVGLTPRTVNNVIRNMRVFFNYLVHERITKESPMNAVDYQTEEKETFETFVDSDVIKLLGAPNRRVYTGLRDYCLMLVLCDCGFRIKELTSLKVSDVDFRLRQITVRAEVSKTKTTRVAPISQKTTKELENLISFINVDPDDYLWLTQFGERYLGGSFAKMLKLYAKRAGVDGPRVSPHTFRHYFAIKFLREGGDLFALSRILGHTSLDVTQIYLKYASKDLHDQHDKASPVASLLDAGNEKKRGKMKFR, encoded by the coding sequence ATGACCGCCAAAACACCGAAATTTGCATTTGTAACAAAACGCACTCCCTCCGTTAAAATCTCGTTAGAAAAACACATCAACGAATTTCTCGAAACTAAACGCCTAGCGAAACGATCGCCTAAAACGATTCTCGCGTATGACCAGGTTCTAAGTCAGTTTCGTAAATGGTACGATGAGCGAGGAGACTCCACGATAACGACGGACTTACTACGCGAATATATAGCGTATCTATCTTTCGAAAAGGTACGGTGGGACGACCATCCGACTAGCCCGAACGGTGAGGTAGGTCTAACACCCCGTACCGTCAATAATGTAATTCGGAACATGCGGGTATTTTTTAATTACCTAGTTCACGAGCGTATTACCAAAGAGTCCCCTATGAATGCTGTTGACTATCAGACCGAAGAAAAGGAAACGTTTGAGACGTTCGTCGACTCGGATGTCATCAAGCTCCTAGGCGCGCCCAATCGGCGTGTTTATACAGGTCTTCGTGATTACTGCTTAATGTTGGTGCTTTGCGATTGTGGCTTTCGGATAAAGGAGTTGACAAGTCTAAAAGTGTCGGACGTCGATTTTAGGTTACGCCAAATAACCGTTCGCGCAGAGGTTTCGAAGACAAAAACGACGCGGGTTGCGCCCATTTCACAAAAGACGACCAAGGAACTTGAGAATTTAATTTCCTTTATAAATGTAGACCCGGATGACTATCTGTGGCTAACGCAATTTGGTGAGCGGTATCTCGGGGGCTCTTTCGCTAAGATGCTGAAGTTATATGCCAAGCGAGCCGGGGTTGACGGTCCTCGTGTGTCCCCGCACACATTCCGTCATTACTTCGCTATTAAGTTCCTACGTGAGGGGGGCGACCTGTTCGCTCTATCTCGAATACTTGGGCACACGTCATTGGATGTGACACAAATATATCTAAAGTACGCTAGTAAAGATTTACACGATCAACACGATAAAGCAAGTCCTGTCGCAAGCCTGCTCGACGCAGGAAACGAGAAGAAACGCGGCAAAATGAAATTCCGTTAA
- a CDS encoding SU10 major capsid protein — protein sequence MTIYTTDLVGKRESVADEILLLNPTQTPMLNLLGFSQPVTSTTHLG from the coding sequence ATGACAATTTATACAACTGATTTGGTAGGTAAACGCGAGTCTGTAGCCGACGAAATTCTGCTACTTAACCCAACACAAACGCCGATGCTGAATTTACTCGGATTCAGCCAGCCAGTTACATCAACTACGCATTTGGGTTGA
- a CDS encoding phBC6A51 family helix-turn-helix protein, with the protein MNKRPSRRLPLSDIHYAAIALLCDIKRPSHEDIARRLGITRMTLYRYRKRPDFQRELKREGRRRADEFMRENRERVRVRAAGDIEWFFRKYV; encoded by the coding sequence ATGAATAAACGGCCGAGCCGCCGTCTGCCTCTCAGCGATATTCATTACGCGGCGATTGCGTTACTATGTGACATCAAGCGTCCGAGTCACGAAGATATTGCGCGTAGACTCGGGATTACGCGTATGACCTTGTATCGTTATCGTAAGCGTCCGGACTTCCAACGGGAGCTAAAGCGTGAGGGGCGACGTCGAGCCGACGAGTTTATGCGTGAGAACCGTGAAAGGGTGCGCGTAAGGGCTGCGGGGGATATTGAATGGTTCTTCCGTAAGTACGTGTGA
- a CDS encoding helix-turn-helix domain-containing protein: MIRFTLEEMLKKREMSMYALSKSSGIRPNTISQWVTNEGVDVKSITIETLDRVCSVLNCQPGDLIKYITNVKESTEPKKEDR, from the coding sequence ATGATTCGTTTTACACTTGAAGAGATGCTCAAGAAAAGAGAAATGAGTATGTATGCATTGTCTAAAAGCTCAGGTATCCGCCCAAACACCATAAGCCAATGGGTAACAAACGAGGGCGTTGACGTAAAGTCTATTACTATCGAGACACTTGATCGAGTTTGCTCAGTATTAAACTGTCAACCGGGGGATTTGATTAAATACATAACGAATGTCAAAGAAAGTACCGAGCCAAAAAAAGAAGACCGTTAA
- a CDS encoding SU10 major capsid protein has product MFATRTTVTAAAAADATEIKVASTEPFRPHTIAEIGDELVLIQAVDTTANKITVVRGHSGTTAAAIAKDAPIESLYGDSREGADARDARYKSKTKVDNVTQIFEDTVSVTGSAEAVAQYGIGSSGLYAYEKAKKQLELALQLEKAIIGGRKFDSGDMRTMRGIRSFIETNVTTAGGPVTKKLLDDVAQKVYSAGGFATGSVGYTFVVPAVQKRAISDMAFTQIRLTQAENSRGQKVDHIVNDFGTFQVVLNDNLKPDEILFVDANRIKIRPLGDRSFGHTYLGVKGDYQSGIIVGEYTLEFQQEKAHARIKGLTA; this is encoded by the coding sequence ATGTTTGCTACACGGACGACGGTCACTGCCGCTGCTGCTGCGGACGCAACGGAGATCAAAGTAGCCAGCACCGAGCCATTCCGACCACACACGATTGCCGAAATCGGCGATGAGCTCGTACTGATTCAAGCTGTGGATACCACCGCGAATAAGATTACGGTTGTCCGGGGGCATAGCGGTACAACGGCTGCTGCAATTGCGAAAGATGCTCCGATTGAATCGCTTTATGGAGACAGCCGAGAAGGTGCAGATGCGCGAGACGCGCGTTATAAGTCTAAGACAAAAGTGGACAACGTAACGCAGATTTTCGAGGACACGGTTAGCGTAACCGGATCGGCGGAAGCTGTCGCACAGTACGGCATAGGGTCAAGCGGCCTTTACGCATATGAGAAGGCGAAGAAGCAGCTTGAACTTGCGCTCCAACTTGAGAAAGCTATTATCGGCGGTCGCAAATTTGATAGCGGGGATATGCGCACAATGCGCGGCATCCGTAGCTTCATCGAGACTAACGTGACCACTGCGGGCGGGCCAGTTACGAAGAAATTGCTCGATGACGTGGCTCAAAAAGTTTATAGCGCTGGCGGCTTTGCGACAGGAAGCGTAGGTTATACGTTCGTTGTTCCTGCCGTGCAGAAGCGCGCAATCAGCGACATGGCATTTACGCAGATTAGATTGACACAAGCGGAGAATAGTCGCGGCCAGAAAGTCGACCACATCGTCAATGACTTCGGTACATTCCAAGTCGTGCTTAACGATAATCTGAAGCCTGACGAGATTCTTTTCGTAGACGCGAATCGGATTAAGATTAGACCGCTCGGCGACCGCTCCTTTGGTCATACGTACCTCGGCGTCAAAGGCGATTATCAGTCCGGTATCATCGTTGGTGAGTATACGCTGGAGTTCCAGCAAGAGAAGGCGCACGCCCGTATCAAAGGGCTGACCGCGTAA
- a CDS encoding type II toxin-antitoxin system HicB family antitoxin, with amino-acid sequence MKNRYVYPAIFDYPGEGSDDGISVSFPDLPGAYTCGDTDEEALYMAKDCLALHLYGMEADGDDIPEPSRLVSIVTEANQSVVLIDVWMP; translated from the coding sequence ATGAAAAACCGATACGTATACCCGGCCATATTCGATTACCCAGGCGAAGGATCAGACGATGGTATTTCCGTCAGCTTCCCGGACTTGCCAGGCGCATACACATGCGGCGACACCGACGAAGAAGCGCTATATATGGCGAAGGATTGCCTTGCGCTGCATCTCTACGGAATGGAAGCGGATGGTGACGATATTCCGGAACCCTCACGATTGGTAAGCATCGTAACAGAGGCGAATCAATCCGTCGTGTTGATTGACGTATGGATGCCGTAG